The proteins below are encoded in one region of Thunnus maccoyii chromosome 24, fThuMac1.1, whole genome shotgun sequence:
- the LOC121892230 gene encoding nuclear receptor subfamily 0 group B member 1-like translates to MSCCDAGREDTARGSILYSILRGADCPQRRVEAAATHRLCSCASNRKLVVTRAPQLVFKAASEVLVKTFRFVKSVPCFRGLPAEDQLRLVRNSWAPLLVLGMVQDAVDFDTVETQQPSLLHRILTHSEEHTPTEIQDPGVPVGDVEGIKMFLVKCRGLRISVKEYAFLKGAILFTPVSELECRDYIQALQREAERALYEHVRTVHRGSRLRAVLNTLRATDPDAVARLFFTPVTGTSSTDEHVLAIFYER, encoded by the exons ATGTCGTGCTGTGATGCAGGCAGAGAGGATACAGCGCGCGGCAGCATCCTCTACAGCATCCTCAGAGGCGCTGACTGTCCGCAGCGGCGCGTGGAGGCGGCCGCTACGCACCGGCTGTGCTCCTGCGCGTCCAACAGGAAACTGGTGGTCACGCGAGCTCCGCAGTTAGTTTTCAAAGCGGCCTCCGAAGTGCTCGTAAAAACTTTCAGGTTCGTGAAGAGTGTGCCGTGCTTTCGGGGTTTGCCGGCGGAAGACCAGCTCCGGCTTGTGCGCAACAGCTGGGCGCCGCTGCTGGTTTTGGGCATGGTGCAGGACGCCGTGGACTTCGACACGGTGGAGACGCAGCAGCCCAGTTTGTTACACAGGATCTTAACGCACAGCGAAGAGCACACGCCGACCGAGATTCAAGACCCCGGGGTGCCCGTCGGGGATGTGGAGGGAATCAAAATGTTTCTGGTCAAGTGTAGAGGACTGAGGATCAGCGTCAAGGAATACGCGTTTCTGAAAGGAGCGATTCTGTTCACCCCAG TGAGTGAGCTGGAGTGTCGGGACTACATCCAGGCGCTGCAGAGGGAGGCTGAGCGCGCGCTTTACGAGCACGTGAGGACGGTCCACCGGGGGAGCAGACTGCGCGCGGTCCTCAACACCTTGCGCGCCACGGATCCGGACGCGGTGGCACGGCTCTTCTTCACACCCGTGACTGGCACGAGCAGCACAGATGAACACGTGCTCGCTATATTTTATGAGAGGTAG